In the Methanococcoides methylutens genome, one interval contains:
- a CDS encoding sulfide-dependent adenosine diphosphate thiazole synthase: protein MNQFAQATEKDITRSIVEEFLGDFLNHIESDVIIVGGGPSGLVAARDLASKGLKTVVLESNNYFGGGFWLGGYLMNKVTVRAPAQRIFDQLGVPYKEVPDIKEGLYVADAPSACSKLISAACDAGAFMLNMNKFDDVVLRDGRVCGAVTNWTPVSALPRAITCVDPVAIETKCVIDATGHDAVVANSLAKRGLVDLEGFLGMDVDNSEDAVVNNTSELYPGLVVTGMAAATCFGLSRMGPTFGGMLESGVKAAKIAEEIVRSR, encoded by the coding sequence ATGAATCAATTCGCACAAGCAACTGAAAAAGATATTACGCGTTCGATAGTTGAAGAATTTCTTGGAGATTTCCTTAATCACATAGAAAGTGATGTGATCATCGTTGGCGGAGGGCCAAGTGGTCTTGTGGCAGCAAGGGATCTTGCTTCCAAAGGCCTAAAGACAGTTGTGCTTGAAAGCAACAATTACTTTGGTGGCGGCTTTTGGTTAGGTGGCTACCTGATGAACAAGGTTACAGTAAGAGCGCCTGCACAGAGGATTTTTGATCAGCTTGGTGTTCCTTACAAGGAAGTACCTGATATAAAGGAAGGTCTCTATGTTGCAGATGCACCTTCTGCCTGTTCCAAGTTGATCTCAGCTGCCTGTGATGCAGGTGCTTTCATGCTGAACATGAACAAGTTCGATGATGTTGTTCTCAGGGATGGACGTGTTTGCGGTGCTGTTACCAACTGGACACCTGTCTCAGCATTACCACGTGCCATAACCTGTGTGGATCCTGTGGCTATCGAGACTAAATGTGTTATTGATGCAACAGGACACGATGCGGTCGTGGCCAACTCCCTTGCAAAACGTGGTCTGGTAGACCTTGAAGGCTTCTTAGGAATGGATGTTGATAATTCCGAAGATGCTGTGGTGAACAACACTTCAGAGCTTTACCCGGGACTCGTAGTTACAGGAATGGCCGCAGCTACATGTTTTGGTCTTTCCAGAATGGGTCCTACCTTTGGTGGCATGTTGGAATCCGGTGTAAAAGCTGCAAAGATCGCTGAAGAGATCGTAAGGTCCAGATAA
- a CDS encoding cysteine desulfurase family protein — translation MFDKTVYLDNAASTRLDERVLEAMNPYFFDTYAVATSEFGYSMGIESKEGLERSRKVIASALGGDASEIVFTSGSTESSNMAIKGVLSALKGKKDDHLIVSRLEDFDVLNTAKILEKQGYKVDFIEVDSEGVLDLDMLKAAITPQTALVSIQHANQEIGTLQDIKAIAEVCKEKEVLLHTDATHSFTRVPLDVSQVSVDLVTVSAHTIHGPRGVGALYIREGTPINKWMDGGFQESDRRAGIENIPGAVGFAKAVELVTPEENEQLKAMRDHIIERISAEIPSVTLNGSATSRLPQNANLTFHYVEGESITLHLDMMGFAVSTGSACFSRSLEASHVILGIGGDHERAHGSLRFSFGRFNTMEDADSIIDALKEVVVNLRAISPLSEDN, via the coding sequence ATGTTCGACAAAACCGTATATCTTGATAATGCTGCCAGTACTCGATTGGATGAGAGGGTACTTGAAGCAATGAATCCGTATTTTTTTGATACTTATGCAGTTGCTACTTCCGAATTTGGTTATTCAATGGGAATTGAATCCAAGGAGGGGCTTGAAAGGTCCCGGAAAGTGATTGCCTCGGCCCTTGGTGGGGATGCCAGCGAGATAGTGTTCACTTCGGGAAGCACTGAATCAAGCAACATGGCAATAAAGGGGGTCCTTTCTGCATTGAAGGGCAAGAAGGATGATCACCTGATCGTTTCCCGGCTGGAAGACTTTGATGTTCTGAACACTGCAAAAATACTTGAGAAACAGGGTTACAAGGTTGATTTCATAGAAGTTGACAGTGAGGGTGTCCTCGACCTTGATATGCTTAAGGCAGCGATCACTCCTCAGACTGCCCTGGTCTCTATCCAGCATGCTAACCAGGAGATTGGCACCCTGCAGGATATCAAGGCTATTGCAGAGGTATGTAAGGAAAAGGAAGTGCTGTTGCATACCGATGCAACTCACAGTTTCACAAGGGTCCCTCTCGATGTGAGCCAGGTTTCTGTTGACCTTGTTACGGTATCAGCACATACTATTCATGGCCCACGTGGGGTTGGAGCCCTGTATATAAGAGAGGGTACTCCTATCAACAAATGGATGGACGGAGGCTTCCAGGAGTCTGACCGGCGTGCAGGTATTGAGAACATCCCTGGTGCCGTAGGTTTTGCAAAGGCTGTTGAACTGGTAACTCCTGAGGAGAACGAACAGCTTAAAGCAATGAGGGATCACATTATTGAGAGAATAAGTGCTGAGATACCCAGTGTCACGCTTAATGGTAGTGCTACAAGCAGATTGCCACAGAATGCTAACCTTACTTTCCACTATGTTGAAGGTGAATCCATTACGTTGCATCTGGATATGATGGGATTCGCAGTGAGTACCGGTTCGGCATGTTTCAGTCGCTCCCTTGAGGCAAGCCACGTTATACTTGGTATAGGGGGTGACCACGAGCGGGCCCATGGTTCATTGCGTTTCAGCTTTGGAAGGTTCAACACCATGGAAGATGCAGATTCTATTATTGATGCGTTGAAGGAAGTTGTTGTTAATCTAAGGGCTATCAGCCCGCTGTCAGAAGATAATTAA
- a CDS encoding iron-sulfur cluster assembly scaffold protein, producing the protein MQFPYSKEVLEHFKNPHNVGKMEDPDGKGLEGSAACGDMVAVYLKVNPDTLIIEDISFESYGCASNIATASIITDLAKGKTLEEAKKITWKQAAEALGGLPAVKAHCSVLAVEGLRSAIRDYEEKHGMVVEKEPTDEEVVKRRLKHVMNPIKGLDIIRTELVMKIAVDEGNVRVVLDLPSTHQFAAAIKEDITEKLESLWDVESVTVDFIS; encoded by the coding sequence ATGCAATTCCCATATAGTAAAGAGGTACTTGAGCATTTCAAAAATCCGCATAATGTGGGCAAGATGGAAGATCCGGATGGAAAGGGTCTCGAAGGCAGTGCAGCATGTGGGGATATGGTTGCTGTTTATTTGAAAGTGAATCCTGATACCCTCATAATTGAGGATATCTCATTCGAATCATACGGTTGTGCATCCAACATTGCCACAGCTTCCATCATTACTGATCTTGCAAAAGGCAAGACCCTTGAAGAGGCCAAGAAGATCACATGGAAGCAAGCTGCAGAAGCACTTGGCGGACTTCCTGCGGTAAAGGCACACTGTTCTGTTCTGGCAGTGGAAGGTCTTAGGTCAGCTATCCGTGATTACGAGGAAAAGCATGGAATGGTCGTGGAGAAAGAGCCCACTGACGAGGAAGTTGTCAAAAGGCGCCTGAAGCATGTGATGAACCCGATAAAAGGTCTGGATATCATCAGGACCGAACTTGTGATGAAGATCGCGGTCGATGAAGGTAATGTACGTGTAGTGCTTGACCTACCTTCCACTCACCAGTTCGCAGCTGCAATAAAAGAGGACATCACTGAGAAACTTGAATCTCTCTGGGATGTTGAAAGTGTCACGGTGGATTTCATCTCCTGA
- a CDS encoding TBP family protein, translated as MEIRSITPCKSGPDIQHVIAQLDNEIDISKACEALKTEEGNLIKFLRCSEELGAIRFTSGAMMVLVYKSGKITVRHAASEEVAKGLLDRIAELVE; from the coding sequence ATGGAAATTAGGTCTATTACTCCCTGTAAAAGCGGTCCGGATATTCAGCATGTTATAGCGCAGCTTGATAATGAGATTGATATCTCAAAGGCATGTGAAGCTCTAAAAACAGAAGAAGGGAATTTGATCAAATTCTTGCGTTGTTCTGAGGAACTTGGAGCCATCCGTTTCACTTCCGGTGCTATGATGGTTCTTGTTTATAAGAGTGGCAAAATCACTGTAAGGCATGCTGCGAGTGAGGAAGTTGCAAAGGGGCTGCTGGATAGGATAGCTGAGCTTGTGGAATGA
- a CDS encoding FmdE family protein: MDDEMDNILKQIKEQDPELFLQVEKIIPFHGYLSTGALIGLQMLNMSKRLLDVKEGERIYATAETYNCVPDPFQILEGATTGNKGLKVKDYGKMAVTVNKRGAPGEKTMPAVRIYLDPEKTKAYPKLHAWYMNTEKVRHEVVVPIVLEAGENIYSYSFTEIEVPIKKRKQVKLCDKCGDSFVWYEGEAICEACRHEQ, from the coding sequence ATGGATGACGAAATGGATAATATTCTCAAACAGATTAAAGAACAAGATCCAGAGCTATTTTTACAGGTGGAGAAGATCATTCCTTTCCACGGCTACTTGAGCACAGGGGCACTTATTGGCCTGCAGATGCTCAATATGTCAAAGAGACTCCTTGATGTTAAGGAAGGTGAGCGTATCTACGCTACAGCAGAGACATACAACTGTGTTCCTGATCCTTTCCAGATCCTTGAGGGTGCTACCACCGGAAACAAGGGATTAAAGGTAAAGGATTACGGGAAGATGGCTGTTACTGTCAACAAGCGTGGTGCACCGGGTGAGAAAACGATGCCAGCTGTCAGAATCTATCTTGATCCTGAAAAAACAAAGGCATACCCCAAGCTTCATGCATGGTACATGAATACTGAGAAAGTGCGCCATGAAGTGGTTGTTCCGATAGTCCTTGAAGCCGGAGAGAATATTTATTCTTATTCTTTTACAGAGATCGAAGTACCGATCAAGAAACGCAAGCAAGTAAAGCTTTGTGACAAGTGTGGAGATAGCTTTGTCTGGTACGAAGGCGAAGCAATTTGTGAAGCATGCAGACATGAGCAATAA
- a CDS encoding 4Fe-4S binding protein produces the protein MNEIVVSTKDNKQVVYMPHKCIGCGTCTMVCPKDTLIIGSVGPVARGLINKDFLDIRDNCITCGMCTKICPTGALEMREDGKAVCGENYLCSTIAPTTVNDDCVHCGLCEQICPQGAIEVQQWLSNDNDARIDGKTIIDNEECVHCGWCGEVCPTDAIAVQKPFAGTWVRDEDVCQACRTCVDVCPCNALFNPEWDIGERVDKVAQRPDACLYCGACAVACPVDAIDVQKTAILTDMEKKTVFEKKLLNKPSATPVLTSVLKTDEDACLGCGNCVIVCPVNANSSKFIAAGALNDVDEKPLLEVRNGSVKVIDQEACGSCGACAMICPTSAIWLEKREVE, from the coding sequence ATGAACGAAATAGTGGTTTCGACAAAAGATAACAAGCAAGTGGTCTACATGCCACACAAGTGCATTGGTTGTGGAACCTGTACAATGGTCTGTCCAAAGGACACCCTGATCATAGGTTCTGTTGGACCGGTTGCCAGGGGACTTATCAACAAGGATTTCCTGGACATAAGAGACAACTGCATTACATGCGGAATGTGTACTAAGATATGTCCAACCGGTGCTCTTGAGATGAGGGAAGATGGAAAGGCTGTGTGCGGCGAGAACTATTTGTGCAGCACCATTGCACCAACAACCGTGAACGATGACTGTGTACACTGTGGTCTTTGTGAACAGATCTGTCCACAGGGCGCTATAGAGGTCCAGCAGTGGCTTTCAAATGACAACGATGCACGCATAGATGGTAAGACAATCATCGACAACGAAGAATGTGTGCACTGTGGATGGTGTGGTGAAGTTTGTCCAACAGATGCTATCGCTGTCCAGAAGCCTTTTGCAGGCACCTGGGTACGCGATGAGGATGTCTGCCAGGCATGCCGCACATGTGTGGATGTATGTCCATGCAATGCACTGTTCAACCCTGAATGGGATATTGGTGAGAGGGTAGACAAGGTCGCACAGCGTCCGGATGCATGTCTCTACTGTGGTGCATGTGCAGTCGCATGTCCTGTAGATGCTATCGATGTACAGAAGACCGCGATCCTTACAGATATGGAAAAGAAGACTGTTTTCGAGAAGAAGCTTCTCAACAAGCCATCAGCAACACCTGTCCTGACATCTGTGCTTAAGACCGACGAAGATGCCTGCCTTGGCTGTGGTAACTGTGTTATCGTATGTCCTGTCAATGCAAACTCCTCAAAGTTCATCGCAGCTGGTGCGCTCAACGATGTTGATGAGAAACCATTACTTGAGGTAAGGAACGGTAGCGTCAAGGTCATCGACCAGGAAGCATGTGGTTCATGTGGTGCCTGTGCAATGATCTGCCCGACATCCGCAATATGGCTTGAGAAGAGAGAGGTGGAATAA
- a CDS encoding formylmethanofuran dehydrogenase subunit A, which yields MAGTIVIKNGSVYDPLNEVNGDKQDIFIKNGKVVSELSDADMKDAKVIDATGKTVMPGGVDSHSHIAGAKVNVGRMMRPEDGYKATMTKTDITHSGSGETVPSVYMEGYEYSQMGYTTVFEAAVPPMEARHTHEEMRSIPMLDMGGYLVLGNNWFMMRYLKEGDIDKAAAYVSWMMKTHKTYGIKCVNPAGVENWGWGKNVSSLDEANIHFEVTPREMIDGLTEVNEMLGMPMSMHLHANNLGHPGNFETTKESLKMSKNVKAKQDMGVEWAETKLDPSRDQSVYLTHMMFNAFGGTSWRDFESGVKPLTDYINSTDHIVIDSGCVPFGEATCMTGDGPSIHDLSVLTGGKWSNTDVELECGSGVCPFTYLKSNPVHSTQWAMGLECLLLIDDPWKAIMTTDSPNGGPFTKYPLVMSWLMSEKFRDQTFSECHPWANDRSTLGGVDREMSLYDIAIMTRANTAKTIGMAHRKGSFGIGADGDVTIYDIDPSKIDTREYSDLINKFSTAEYTVKDGQIVCHNGEITMIPDKRTYYTDASVPDANEKEMLKDVQEWFRYYSHGFNHYPTPESYLVNPTAIKVNTEQ from the coding sequence ATGGCTGGAACTATTGTAATTAAAAATGGATCTGTTTATGACCCGCTCAACGAAGTAAATGGTGATAAGCAGGATATTTTCATCAAGAACGGCAAGGTCGTATCTGAACTTTCAGATGCTGATATGAAAGACGCTAAGGTCATCGATGCAACAGGCAAGACCGTAATGCCTGGTGGTGTTGACTCTCACTCACACATTGCAGGTGCAAAGGTCAATGTCGGTAGGATGATGCGTCCTGAGGATGGTTACAAGGCAACCATGACAAAGACAGATATTACACACTCCGGATCAGGAGAGACTGTACCATCTGTTTACATGGAAGGATACGAATACTCACAGATGGGTTACACAACCGTCTTCGAGGCAGCTGTTCCTCCAATGGAAGCACGTCATACACACGAAGAGATGCGCTCTATCCCAATGCTCGATATGGGTGGATACCTTGTTCTTGGTAACAACTGGTTCATGATGCGCTACCTCAAGGAAGGCGACATCGACAAGGCAGCAGCATACGTTTCATGGATGATGAAGACCCACAAGACCTATGGTATCAAATGTGTAAATCCAGCTGGTGTTGAGAACTGGGGATGGGGTAAGAACGTATCTTCCCTTGATGAAGCAAACATCCACTTCGAGGTAACTCCAAGAGAGATGATCGACGGACTTACTGAGGTCAATGAGATGCTCGGTATGCCAATGTCAATGCACCTTCACGCAAACAACCTTGGTCATCCAGGAAACTTTGAGACAACAAAAGAATCCTTGAAAATGTCCAAAAATGTGAAAGCAAAGCAGGACATGGGTGTCGAATGGGCAGAGACAAAACTCGACCCAAGCAGGGATCAGTCCGTGTACCTCACACACATGATGTTCAACGCATTTGGCGGTACATCCTGGCGTGACTTCGAGTCCGGTGTCAAACCTCTTACTGATTACATCAACAGCACAGACCACATTGTAATTGACAGTGGTTGTGTACCATTCGGTGAAGCAACATGTATGACCGGTGATGGTCCTTCCATCCACGATCTCTCAGTGCTTACCGGTGGCAAATGGTCAAACACAGATGTTGAACTCGAATGTGGTTCAGGTGTCTGTCCATTCACATACCTTAAGAGCAACCCTGTTCACAGTACCCAGTGGGCAATGGGTCTTGAATGCCTCCTCCTGATCGATGATCCATGGAAGGCTATCATGACAACCGACAGTCCAAACGGTGGACCGTTCACCAAATACCCACTTGTTATGAGCTGGTTGATGTCCGAGAAGTTCAGGGACCAGACATTCAGTGAATGCCACCCATGGGCAAATGACAGAAGCACACTCGGTGGGGTCGACAGGGAAATGTCCCTTTACGATATTGCTATCATGACCCGTGCCAACACAGCAAAGACGATCGGTATGGCACACAGGAAGGGTAGCTTCGGTATCGGCGCAGATGGTGATGTTACTATCTACGATATTGACCCAAGCAAGATCGACACAAGGGAATACTCTGATCTGATCAACAAGTTCAGCACCGCTGAATATACCGTTAAGGACGGACAGATCGTCTGCCACAACGGTGAGATCACCATGATCCCTGATAAGAGGACCTACTACACCGATGCGAGTGTTCCGGACGCAAACGAGAAGGAAATGCTCAAGGATGTGCAGGAATGGTTCAGGTATTATTCACACGGTTTCAACCACTATCCAACACCAGAGAGCTACCTCGTGAACCCAACAGCGATCAAGGTAAACACGGAGCAGTGA
- a CDS encoding formylmethanofuran dehydrogenase subunit C, with protein sequence MAEVILTVNTEIGIKVEADVITPDTFAGKNKSEIESLQVWQGPKQFPLSAFFDVEGDAGSSAEDTSIVVKGDTSRVKRIGEKMTAGKITVEGSVSMHVGSQMEGGELLVKGDADSWAGMEMKGGLLHIEGNAKDHVGCAYRGKWVGMSGGRIVVDGNVSNNLGGGISGGEIVVGGNVGHYCGIRQNGGLIAVKGNAIRAVAAEMTAGTMVVNGTIERFSPGFEYVTNESDLKFDDIECPGNFKKFLGDNAITKRPKGTLYVNQAANMDL encoded by the coding sequence ATGGCAGAAGTTATTCTTACAGTAAATACTGAAATCGGTATCAAAGTAGAGGCAGATGTTATCACCCCTGATACTTTTGCCGGTAAAAACAAAAGCGAGATCGAGTCCCTCCAGGTATGGCAGGGACCAAAACAGTTCCCTCTCTCTGCATTCTTTGATGTAGAGGGGGATGCAGGAAGTTCCGCAGAGGACACTTCCATTGTTGTCAAAGGTGACACTTCCAGAGTGAAGCGCATCGGTGAAAAGATGACAGCAGGCAAGATCACCGTTGAGGGATCTGTAAGCATGCACGTAGGTTCCCAGATGGAAGGCGGCGAACTCCTTGTAAAAGGCGACGCTGATTCCTGGGCAGGAATGGAGATGAAGGGCGGACTTCTCCACATCGAAGGTAATGCCAAAGACCACGTAGGTTGCGCATACCGTGGAAAGTGGGTAGGAATGTCCGGTGGACGCATCGTCGTCGATGGCAATGTGAGCAACAATCTTGGTGGCGGTATCAGCGGCGGAGAGATCGTCGTTGGTGGAAATGTCGGTCACTACTGTGGTATTCGCCAGAACGGCGGTCTGATCGCTGTAAAAGGAAATGCGATCCGCGCAGTTGCTGCTGAGATGACAGCTGGTACAATGGTTGTTAACGGGACCATCGAAAGGTTCTCACCTGGATTCGAATATGTAACAAACGAAAGCGACCTTAAGTTCGATGATATAGAATGTCCTGGTAACTTCAAGAAGTTCCTCGGTGACAATGCGATCACAAAGAGGCCAAAAGGCACACTCTATGTCAATCAGGCAGCAAACATGGATCTGTGA
- a CDS encoding molybdopterin dinucleotide binding domain-containing protein: MRVLLNTGSTIDEGRLAKGGDKYTEDYRQECAVCWISPCDFATLGSPEKVKVTSKDEKHSIIVFTKCTDAVMDGNVFMPRAIWSNVVIDPDTFSTGSPLYKGNPVTVEAGEGEVLSAEDVVLKLYMGGN; this comes from the coding sequence ATGAGAGTATTACTTAACACAGGAAGTACCATTGACGAGGGCAGGCTTGCAAAAGGCGGTGACAAATATACAGAAGATTACAGACAGGAATGTGCTGTATGCTGGATCTCACCTTGTGATTTTGCAACTCTTGGAAGCCCGGAAAAAGTAAAAGTAACAAGTAAGGACGAAAAACATTCCATCATAGTTTTCACAAAGTGCACAGATGCTGTAATGGATGGAAATGTATTCATGCCAAGGGCTATCTGGTCCAACGTGGTCATTGACCCTGATACCTTCTCAACAGGTTCTCCTCTCTACAAGGGTAATCCTGTAACTGTAGAGGCAGGAGAGGGCGAGGTGCTAAGCGCAGAGGATGTTGTCCTTAAACTGTACATGGGAGGTAACTGA
- a CDS encoding formylmethanofuran dehydrogenase subunit B, with product MVFKNIMCPVCGASCDDIQVELGDGEITVKNACKMGNGKFQEIVSKHRLKDPQVRKDGKLQKAAWDEAITKAAEMLVNAERPLFFLGSETSCEAQEVGLHIAEYLGGVADSNATICHGPTVMGIQESGCPAATAGQTKNRADVNIYWGTNPLASMPRHMSKYAVFPRGYWSKRGRFDRKVITVDPRVTDTAIASDLHVQLNPNTDYELFSALLTLINGKRPHPSVEQITGVPIAVMEEMVETMINANFGSISVGLGLGSSIGKHRNVELGLNLVKELNNNHGTKFVLGALRGHCNVAGFNQIASYLYGYPFGIDFSRGYPRYNPGETTTVDVLREKDVDAAFVMCADLVNHIPADAASYLAEIPMTCLDIAPCPTVTASDVVLPGVIDAMENDGTFYRLDNVPMYFKPFTKPPFEFTQSNEDTLKQLFAKIKEIA from the coding sequence ATGGTTTTTAAGAACATTATGTGTCCGGTTTGCGGAGCATCATGTGATGATATTCAGGTAGAGCTCGGGGACGGCGAGATCACTGTCAAGAACGCATGTAAGATGGGCAATGGAAAGTTCCAGGAGATCGTAAGCAAACACCGCCTTAAAGACCCACAGGTCAGAAAAGACGGAAAGCTTCAGAAAGCTGCATGGGACGAGGCAATTACAAAGGCAGCAGAGATGCTTGTAAACGCTGAGAGGCCTCTTTTCTTCCTCGGAAGTGAGACCTCATGTGAAGCACAGGAAGTCGGTCTTCACATCGCAGAGTACCTTGGTGGTGTAGCAGATTCCAACGCTACCATTTGCCACGGTCCAACTGTTATGGGTATCCAGGAAAGCGGATGTCCTGCAGCAACAGCAGGTCAGACCAAGAACAGGGCTGACGTTAACATCTATTGGGGAACCAACCCTCTGGCATCCATGCCAAGACACATGTCAAAATATGCTGTCTTCCCAAGAGGCTACTGGTCCAAGAGAGGAAGGTTTGACCGTAAGGTCATCACAGTTGACCCAAGGGTAACTGACACTGCAATAGCATCAGACCTTCACGTCCAGCTTAACCCTAACACCGATTATGAGCTTTTCAGTGCACTGCTGACACTTATTAACGGTAAGAGACCACACCCATCTGTCGAGCAGATTACCGGTGTGCCTATTGCTGTAATGGAAGAGATGGTCGAGACAATGATCAATGCAAACTTCGGTAGCATTTCAGTAGGTCTCGGTCTTGGTTCATCCATCGGTAAGCACAGGAACGTTGAACTTGGACTTAATCTTGTCAAGGAACTCAACAACAACCATGGAACAAAGTTCGTACTCGGTGCACTGAGAGGTCACTGTAACGTAGCAGGTTTCAACCAGATCGCATCATACCTGTACGGATACCCATTCGGTATCGACTTCTCAAGAGGATACCCAAGGTACAACCCTGGAGAGACCACAACCGTGGATGTTCTGAGGGAGAAAGACGTAGACGCTGCATTCGTAATGTGTGCTGACCTTGTCAACCACATCCCTGCAGATGCTGCATCATACCTGGCAGAGATCCCAATGACCTGCCTGGATATTGCACCATGTCCAACAGTCACTGCTTCAGATGTTGTTCTTCCTGGTGTTATTGACGCAATGGAGAATGATGGTACATTCTACAGGCTCGACAACGTGCCAATGTACTTCAAGCCATTCACAAAACCTCCATTCGAGTTCACCCAGAGCAACGAAGACACACTCAAGCAGCTCTTCGCAAAGATAAAGGAAATTGCATAA
- the fdhD gene encoding formate dehydrogenase accessory sulfurtransferase FdhD: protein MPLDWHVDRKTGQNNFWRDEERDVSAPYLPYRCVELTEDGNNEIDVDVIVEKEFHLSLNDVPLASFFATPREFRELATGFLLCEGFIDHAIDIISVEVEDDKLICHADICPDRIKKTRRDIDPDARFDFCSCAIGSRPCRKKIGSETDIKFDRKVFFKAVEHLKKDAKTWRRTGGTHSVIVCDSEGEILAFCEDVSRASAVDKAVGKAALAGVDMSNCALVATGRLSVTMVSKAINAGVSVLASKAGPINEGIDLARATGLTLVGFVRPPNMYVYNGIERLI from the coding sequence ATGCCGTTGGATTGGCACGTCGACAGGAAAACAGGTCAGAACAACTTCTGGCGTGATGAGGAGAGGGATGTTTCCGCTCCTTATCTTCCTTACAGATGTGTCGAGCTTACGGAAGATGGCAATAACGAAATAGACGTGGACGTCATCGTTGAGAAAGAATTCCATCTTTCTCTGAATGATGTCCCACTTGCTTCTTTTTTTGCTACCCCCAGGGAGTTCAGGGAACTCGCAACGGGATTCTTATTATGTGAAGGTTTTATTGATCACGCTATTGATATCATCTCGGTCGAGGTCGAAGATGACAAACTGATATGCCATGCGGATATCTGCCCGGACCGCATAAAAAAGACCAGGCGAGATATCGATCCGGATGCAAGATTCGATTTTTGCAGTTGTGCAATTGGTTCAAGACCATGCAGGAAAAAGATCGGAAGCGAAACGGATATTAAATTTGACCGTAAGGTCTTCTTCAAGGCAGTCGAACACCTCAAAAAAGATGCTAAGACATGGAGGCGTACCGGAGGTACACATTCGGTCATCGTCTGTGACAGCGAAGGCGAGATCCTTGCATTCTGTGAAGATGTAAGCAGAGCTTCAGCAGTTGATAAAGCAGTTGGCAAAGCAGCCCTTGCAGGTGTTGATATGTCAAACTGTGCACTGGTCGCTACCGGCAGGCTGTCAGTAACAATGGTCTCCAAGGCCATCAATGCAGGAGTTTCTGTACTTGCCAGCAAAGCAGGTCCGATAAATGAAGGGATCGATCTTGCAAGGGCAACAGGGCTGACACTGGTAGGTTTTGTCCGTCCTCCGAACATGTATGTCTATAATGGTATCGAGAGGCTTATCTGA
- a CDS encoding right-handed parallel beta-helix repeat-containing protein, with protein sequence MELLKGRTCLTIIICLVMTLVFMIVPLTVNAATITVDDDGATDFISIQDAVNSSKNGDTIVVYPGSYIGNVYVDKEIKLISESNDYDDAYVYATDPNDPVFHINADNVTVRGFALLGVEEFDQVGIFLDEVSGNVIENNDVVALKYGICMLNSSNNTIAGNTINPDNYKLYSSSGHNPADIGIKLYISDNNVLSNNVVNSNNDMGISLQMSSNNTLDNNRISQNGVGIDLVSFSQGNIITNNSLSDNLKGIEADGSAVNNISNNEITFREEKEERSFKISIALILLSAVFVLFIIRKMRGMVF encoded by the coding sequence ATGGAACTATTGAAGGGGAGAACATGTCTGACTATAATAATTTGTCTTGTAATGACTCTGGTTTTTATGATAGTGCCATTGACCGTTAATGCAGCCACGATTACTGTAGATGACGATGGAGCTACAGATTTTATTTCAATACAGGATGCTGTTAACTCTTCAAAAAATGGAGATACTATTGTGGTCTATCCCGGCTCATATATCGGGAACGTGTATGTTGATAAAGAAATTAAATTGATATCGGAGTCAAACGACTATGATGATGCCTATGTGTATGCAACAGATCCCAATGATCCTGTTTTCCATATAAATGCAGATAATGTTACTGTCCGCGGGTTTGCATTATTGGGTGTTGAAGAATTTGATCAGGTGGGAATATTTCTCGATGAGGTTTCTGGAAATGTAATTGAAAACAACGATGTTGTGGCCTTGAAGTATGGAATTTGCATGTTGAATTCCAGTAACAATACAATTGCTGGCAACACTATTAATCCGGATAACTATAAACTGTATAGTTCCTCCGGCCACAATCCGGCTGATATCGGCATCAAGCTTTATATTTCAGATAACAATGTTTTGTCCAACAATGTTGTAAATTCAAATAATGATATGGGCATTTCTCTCCAGATGTCCAGTAATAATACATTGGACAATAACCGTATATCACAAAATGGGGTCGGTATCGATCTGGTTTCGTTTAGTCAGGGCAATATAATAACGAACAATTCTCTTTCTGATAATTTGAAAGGTATTGAGGCAGATGGTAGTGCTGTGAATAACATCTCCAATAACGAGATCACATTTCGAGAGGAAAAGGAAGAAAGATCTTTTAAAATCTCAATAGCTCTGATCCTACTTTCAGCAGTGTTTGTTCTCTTCATAATACGTAAAATGCGGGGCATGGTATTTTGA